GACTGACCAAATTAGATACCTCCCCGAAgaagacagtggtgatggtggctGGAGGCACCGGGTGTCTTCAGCCGGTGCTGAGGGGGACTGACTGGAGATACAGCTTTCTTGGGGAGCAAGAGTTGGGGATGTTGCAGGCCCCATTGCTCATTGTTGCACCGGACACTTTTCAAGGGCTGCTGATCTCTGATTTGCCTGTCTCTACTGGGACAACTCTGGCTCTTGGGAGTGGCTTGTTGACTGCTGGCTGCATAGCTCAGCattctgctgtgttctgagtaGAAGGGGTGCCTGTGGTTGCAGGGAAACCCACAGACTGGGGCTTGAAACTGCTGTTTTTGCTGATTTACCTTCAAGGCATGGCGCGCATGGCAAAGTGACATTTTCTCCTCCAGCATCTGTCCAACTGCTGTCATGAGCTCCTGAGCTTCAGCACTGCTGCTGTACATGCATGATCggttttttactgttttttggcTCTCGGCAGTGACTGGTGCtagcttcctttttttctttgaaaaaaccCTCTGAAAAAATTGCTTGATGTTTTCTCCAAAGTGGTTTATTGAAAGAGGCTGTTTCTTTGATGGCAGTAGCTGGACGCCTTCATTCTGATGGGTGTCTTCTGTCTTCCTGCCTGGGGTAAGTTGAGGAGTCCTCAATCCTTGAaacatttcttcatgtttttctaaCTTGGGCTTCCTAGAGTTCTCACTCTTGTGAGTAGGGGGAAACATTGGGCTTTGGCTCTTGCATGAACCTTGACAGTTTGGGTTCCTGGGCTCCTTGTGCCCCACGTTGCTCCTTATGGCTGCCATGAGGTCACATAGCTCCTGGGAAGCCCGCATGTTCCCAGTAGACATGCTCTGGAGATGGCCCTGGGGCACTCGAGAAGCCAAATTCTCTGAAGCATGGGGCAGAACAGATGCTTGCCCATCAGGAAGGAGCACAACAGTGGCAGAAACTTGAGGCTGGGTCTCTGACTTCATGGCCATTCCAGGCTCAAATTCACTAACAACATCCTCGATAAGACACAGCTTTCTGGGATCTTGGGAGACAGACATTCTAGGGAGTATAGAGATTTTGCTGGCCCCTGGAGCCTCGAAACCACGGACATTCTCACTTGTGGCTTGGAGGTTTGCCATCATACAGGTTGCCAAGGGGACTCTGGGTTGTGGCACTGCCTCCCTGGTCTCTCCAGCCCTTGAAGATTGGGCTCCTAAGCTCCTGCTCTGCTGGGTGCTGCCTGTGAGACTGTATGTGAGGGGCTTAGATGGCCACCTGCCCTCCTGTCCAGCTGTAGGAGCCTTCAAGGACCCATGATCATTCCAAGATGGGATCCCTCGCGGGGCCCTCTGGAACTGCTTACACGCAGGTGAGGAGGCCTGAAGACTCTCTGGCATATGAACAGATGCTTTGGTCAGCACCTGCTTTCTCAGACTTGCCATTGGTGGCTCTCTAAGGAACGTGGCCACCTCAACTTTTGAGCCAGCCCCAGATTCACAGGTGGCTGAGGAGGGACCGGCAAGCTGTATCAGGGACAAGGATGAAACCTTTTCCAGTTTAAAGCACTGAATGGGCTTGAGGACCCTGAGGGGTAGACCCCACCTGTGTTTGGCCCAAAACCTCACAATATGGGCTCCCAGCACCTGCTGAGTACATGGCTCAAGGAAGGAAAGCACCTGGGCTGTGTTCACACAGGCTTTCCCACTTTTCAGGGCTGCTAGATTGCTGGTTTTCACGTGGGTGTTGGACACGGAAAAAGCCTGGTTGACAGCAAGTCAGGATCGATGCACACTCATGGGGCTCAAGCCCTCGTTGGTCTGGCCCAACTTCCTGCCCACGTGGGCTTTCAGGATGTTTTCTATATGATTCCTTTCTGTGCATCTTAATAAATCACTTCCCGAGTCACTCCTCAAGGGCTTCCTCAAGTTCCTTTCTGAATCCTCAGAGGTCACCCCCAGAACCGTACCTGGGAAGCTTTCCATGTCCCTGGATAGATTTTGCGGGGTCTCACCCAGAATTTGCCCCAGATGTGGGCACGGGTCCCTCTCTAGCTGGAACTTCACCTTCTGTGCCTCCTTGCTGCTTTTGCCTGTGGACATGGAGGCCTGCCAGGGCCTGGGTTTGCCCTTGGCCTGACTTGTCCCTGGCGATTCATCCTGAAGCTGCATCAGATCCAGAGACGCTTGGATTCTTCCACGTTGCCCCATGTGTTACTCCAGTTGTCTCTGGAGTTCAGGACTGACTGGAAAGTTCTCAGGTAGAATGGATGTCAGTCTTTCCTGGGGAAGGTTAGGAGTGGAGACACTAAAGACGTCCTGAGATTTTTGGACCCTAGAGGGTAAAGCCAACCCATCTTCTAGTTGTTTCCTCAACAAAGGCCATTCAGGGTGCTGAGTTTCCGGTAGGGAGAGAGCTTGCACTTTATTCTGCGATGCAGGGCAAGCTACTCCAGTGTTCTTGATCGGGGATGGAAAAGCAGGAGATAGGACTGGGAAAGAGGATTGAAGATGGGCCTGAGCCTCGGCCTGAGCCCTAGGTGTGGGCCGGGATTGGGGTGTGGAGGAAATAAAGGGTTGGGACTCAGGCCCCAGATGGGACCGGGGCTGGGCCTGGAAAAGCAGTGGGGACATTGTAGTCTCCCTTTGAATTGGGCAGACATTGGAAACTTGATTGAAGAAAGAAGGAGACTGTAAAGTGCAAGACCGGTCAGTGACCCAGGCATTAGCCACCAGGGATTCGCTGTGCAGAGAGGGGAGGCCCCAGAAAAGCTGGCTATAATTCTTCTGAAAACTTTCCTGCAAGAGCCTAGGATCTGAGAACTTCTGAGGACTGGGCAGCTCTTTCAAGTTCTCTCCCTTGTTCCAGAAGGGTTTTGGGGTTGTGGTGTCCTGCTCAGCATCCAGTGATTTAAACAAATTCCCCAAAGAATTTAAGTGCTTTTCTGGGGTCGTTTGGTTTGTAAATGatccatcattttctttttcttcccaaatgtTGACCTTGGCTCTTTCTGTGACTTGTATCCCCACGACATTCTGGCCATCAGAGCTGAGCAAAAATGGGCTACCAGCTTCCATCTGACAGATCTCTGGTGGGTGGTGGGAAAGATGATCTTGCTGGACTGGTGAATTGAAGACGCATGAGGTTCTGGTGGTCTCCTGTCACCAGGAGAAGGCAGAAACTTGACTGTTTGAGCCGCCAAGGCCTGAGATGGCTGGGACAGAAGCCACCAAATCCTCACGTGGAGACAAGCTTTGAGGGACAGTGCCCAGTGGAAGTGCCACTGAGTCACAGTGAGATGGAGTTATCAGAGTGGAGTCCCGTAGGGGAGG
The nucleotide sequence above comes from Pongo pygmaeus isolate AG05252 chromosome 13, NHGRI_mPonPyg2-v2.0_pri, whole genome shotgun sequence. Encoded proteins:
- the LOC129043566 gene encoding LOW QUALITY PROTEIN: putative spermatogenesis-associated protein 31C1 (The sequence of the model RefSeq protein was modified relative to this genomic sequence to represent the inferred CDS: substituted 3 bases at 3 genomic stop codons), which gives rise to MSRAQLLESNAPIHMENLPFPLKLLSASSLNAPSSTPWVLDIFLTLVFALGFFFLLLPYFSYLRCDDPPSPSPGKRKCHLVSQRHLVSPCHLVSPHHRVSQCPVGWRGRPRGRMKNHSLRACRECPRGLEETWDLLSQLQSLLGPHLDKGDFGQLSGPDPRGEVGKRAPDGASQSSLEPMEDAAPILYPLASPDPQIKHPQDLATTPSPGPMTTSVSSLSDSQPPEPSLLLEHPSPEPPALFPHPPHTPDPLACSPPPPKDFTAPPLRDSTLITPSHCDSVALPLGTVPQSLSPREDLVASVPAISGLGGSNSQVSAFSWXQETTRTSCVFNSPVQQDHLSHHPPEICQMEAGSPFLLSSDGQNVVGIQVTERAKVNIWEEKENDGSFTNQTTPEKHLNSLGNLFKSLDAEQDTTTPKPFWNKGENLKELPSPQKFSDPRLLQESFQKNYSQLFWGLPSLHSESLVANAWVTDRSCTLQSPSFFNQVSNVCPIQRETTMSPLLFQAQPRSHLGPESQPFISSTPQSRPTPRAQAEAQAHLQSSFPVLSPAFPSPIKNTGVACPASQNKVQALSLPETQHPEWPLLRKQLEDGLALPSRVQKSQDVFSVSTPNLPQERLTSILPENFPVSPELQRQLEXHMGQRGRIQASLDLMQLQDESPGTSQAKGKPRPWQASMSTGKSSKEAQKVKFQLERDPCPHLGQILGETPQNLSRDMESFPGTVLGVTSEDSERNLRKPLRSDSGSDLLRCTERNHIENILKAHVGRKLGQTNEGLSPMSVHRSXLAVNQAFSVSNTHVKTSNLAALKSGKACVNTAQVLSFLEPCTQQVLGAHIVRFWAKHRWGLPLRVLKPIQCFKLEKVSSLSLIQLAGPSSATCESGAGSKVEVATFLREPPMASLRKQVLTKASVHMPESLQASSPACKQFQRAPRGIPSWNDHGSLKAPTAGQEGRWPSKPLTYSLTGSTQQSRSLGAQSSRAGETREAVPQPRVPLATCMMANLQATSENVRGFEAPGASKISILPRMSVSQDPRKLCLIEDVVSEFEPGMAMKSETQPQVSATVVLLPDGQASVLPHASENLASRVPQGHLQSMSTGNMRASQELCDLMAAIRSNVGHKEPRNPNCQGSCKSQSPMFPPTHKSENSRKPKLEKHEEMFQGLRTPQLTPGRKTEDTHQNEGVQLLPSKKQPLSINHFGENIKQFFQRVFSKKKRKLAPVTAESQKTVKNRSCMYSSSAEAQELMTAVGQMLEEKMSLCHARHALKVNQQKQQFQAPVCGFPCNHRHPFYSEHSRMLSYAASSQQATPKSQSCPSRDRQIRDQQPLKSVRCNNEQWGLQHPQLLLPKKAVSPVSPPQHRLKTPGASSHHHHCLLRGGI